Proteins co-encoded in one Aspergillus flavus chromosome 2, complete sequence genomic window:
- a CDS encoding uncharacterized protein (serine/threonine protein kinase), producing the protein MLAPSPPLSMYPPMLPTPPPSPPITRCYAPEDRLGLLLANRLELIGILGVGAYGVVYTAIDIHTNVMYAVKALNKAGLDPRQLKFQQREIKLHHMASQHPNVVSLVRIMDSVDCTYVVIEFCPEGDLFSSITEKGNFVHNDPLVRRVFLQILDAVQYCHNIGIYHRDLKPENILVTDQGLTVKLADFGLATTDACTSDFGCGSTFYMSPECQQPNPRPMSWYESAPNDVWSLGVILVNLTCGRNPWKRASPEDSTFRAYLKDPYFLKSILPLTDEMICILSRIFECDPRKRITIPELRTMILECPQFTIPPWGSMNGPMPVGFVNNPQVPVHHIPSDVYDSQSSVSSGSSHYSDSLQSAVSDASSFTEGYPDVDSVSSMSSVGLDCEADCKNTFAPTESITCSDFVEPLLMPFPQPIPVSAY; encoded by the exons ATGCttgctccatctcctccgttGAGCATGTACCCTCCAATGCTCCCCACCCCTCCGCCCTCTCCGCCTATCACCCGCTGTTATGCGCCAGAAGACCGTTTGGGACTGCTCTTGGCCAACCGGCTGGAGCTGATTGGAATCCTGGGAGTAGGTGCTTACGGTGTCGTCTACACAGCCATTGACATCCATACCAATGTGATGTATGCGGTCAAGGCCCTCAACAAAGCTGGACTAGATCCCCGCCAGCTCAAGTTTCAGCAGCGCGAGATTAAGTTGCACCACATGGCCAGTCAACACCCCAATGTGGTTTCCTTGGTCCGCATAATGGATTCCGTCGACTGCACCTATGTAGTCATTGAGTTCTGCCCCGAAGGTGACCTGTTCTCCAGTATCACGGAGAAAGGCAACTTTGTGCACAATGACCCCTTGGTCAGACGGGTGTTCCTCCAAATTCTGGATGCTGTTCAATATTGCCATAACATTGGAATCTACCACCGGGATCTCAAGCCGGAAAACATCCTGGTCACCGACCAGGGTTTGACCGTCAAGCTTGCTGACTTCGGCCTTGCTACCACGGATGCCTGTACGTCGGATTTCGGTTGCGGGTCGACTTTCTACATGTCACCAG AATGCCAGCAACCAAATCCCCGCCCTATGTCATGGTATGAATCCGCTCCCAATGATGTCTGGAGTCTGGGCGTAATCTTGGTCAACCTGACCTGTGGCCGCAACCCCTGGAAGCGTGCCTCTCCCGAGGATTCCACATTCCGGGCCTACCTGAAGGATCCGTACTTTCTCAAGtccattcttcctttgacCGATGAGATGATCTGTATCTTGAGCCGCATCTTCGAGTGCGACCCAAGAAAGAGGATCACCATTCCGGAATTGCGCACCATGATCTTGGAATGCCCGCAGTTTACCATTCCTCCCTGGGGTTCCATGAACGGGCCAATGCCGGTCGGCTTTGTCAATAACCCACAGGTCCCTGTGCACCACATCCCTTCGGATGTCTATGATTCGCAGTCCTCCGTCTCTTCTGGCTCCTCCCATTATTCCGACTCGTTGCAGTCAGCGGTGTCGGATGCGTCCTCGTTCACGGAGGGCTACCCCGACGTAGACAGTGTCTCGTCGATGTCTTCCGTGGGACTGGACTGCGAGGCCGATTGCAAGAACACCTTCGCGCCCACGGAATCGATCACGTGCAGTGATTTCGTTGAGCCGCTGCTGATGCCTTTCCCACAACCTATCCCAGTCTCTGCCTACTAA
- a CDS encoding putative 3-oxoacyl-reductase, with the protein MAHRLAQISSHLNYPQGLLANQVAIITGAGQGIGAETAKLFANEGAKVVIADIDAEKATNTANAINAASPNRAIAVTGDILDDAYIESLVKKAAEFGNGKIHVIVNNAGFTWDGVIHKITDKQWDTMLAVHNTAPFKLVRAAAKYFRVKDGEPRVIINISSTSGIHGNAGQANYALAKAGVVGLTRTIAKEWGPAFGVRSNTIAFGHVQTRLTAAKEKGAFITTPDGTKVALGIPGKQLESRQGGVGEQKQTYPDIPLGRPASPEEAAKSVLAVASPLFSYVTGETIRVTGGRNM; encoded by the exons ATGGCCCACCGCCTCGCCCAAATCTCCTCCCACCTCAATTACCCCCAAGGCCTCCTCGCCAATCAAGTCGCCATCATCACTGGCGCCGGCCAGGGCATCGGTGCCGAGACTGCGAAGTTGTTCGCCAATGAAGGCGCTAAGGTCGTCATTGCTGATATTGATGCtg AGAAAGCCACAAACACAGCAAACGCCATCAATGCCGCGAGTCCGAACCGGGCCATTGCTGTTACGGGAGATATTCTCGATGATGCCTATATCGAGTCGTTGGTGAAGAAGGCGGCTGAGTTCGGGAATGGGAAGATTCATGTTATTGTTAATAATGCCGGGTTTACGTGGGATGGGGTGATTCATAAG ATTACGGATAAACAATGGGATACTATGTTGGCTGTTCACAATACGGCGCCGTTTAAGCTGGTTCGTGCTGCGGCCAAGTACTTCCGGGTGAAGGATGGGGAGCCTCGCGTGATCATTAATATTAGTAGTACAAGTGGAATCCATGGGAATGC AGGCCAGGCTAACTACGCCCTCGCCAAGGCCGGAGTGGTTGGACTCACCAGGACCATCGCCAAAGAATGGGGTCCCGCGTTCGGGGTCCGGTCGAACACGATTGCCTTTGGCCATGTGCAGACCCGGCTGACAGcggccaaggagaagggcgcGTTCATTACCACACCGGATGGCACCAAGGTGGCGCTGGGCATCCCGGGAAAGCAGTTGGAGTCGCGCCAGGGCGGCGTGGGCGAGCAGAAGCAGACGTACCCGGATATCCCATTGGGAAGACCTGCCTCGCCCGAGGAGGCGGCAAAGTCTGTCCTGGCCGTGGCCAGTCCCTTGTTCTCGTATGTGACGGGTGAGACGATTCGGGTTACTGGTGGCAGGAACATGTAG
- a CDS encoding uncharacterized protein (unnamed protein product) encodes MPSRQRRPTEKAQESKASTPAAMAATVMKQPPQVLKKLLHWDDLPHWQRDNHHIHSGYRPASFSFLVSFQSLTYIHNETVNIYTHLLPSLLAIPAAVWLHRALAPRYETATRADIISFACFFVGAAVCLGMSATYHTISNHSPTVARIGNALDYAGIVALIVGSFVPSVFYGFYCEPGLQRLYWTMICTIGIGCVFVSIMPQFRTPRWRPFRAAMFVGMGLSAVFPVIHGLRMYGLEQMTRQIGLGWLLLQGFLYILGAGIYAARVPERLRPGQFDLWGSSHQIFHVLVVCAAVAHLTGLLRAFDYRHSGIAESCSWN; translated from the coding sequence ATGCCGAGTCGTCAACGCCGCCCCACTGAGAAGGCTCAAGAGTCAAAAGCCAGTACGCCTGCAGCAATGGCAGCTACAGTCATGAAGCAGCCACCTCAGGTCctcaagaagcttctgcACTGGGACGACTTACCTCATTGGCAGCGCGACAATCATCATATCCATAGTGGATATCGACCAGCCTCGTTCTCGTTCCTGGTCTCTTTCCAATCGTTGACATATATACACAATGAGAcggttaatatatatacgcATCTATTGCCATCATTGCTAGCTATCCCCGCGGCAGTCTGGCTTCATCGCGCTCTAGCACCCCGCTATGAGACGGCTACCCGGGCTGACATCATTAGCTTCGCCTGCTTTTTCGTGGGAGCTGCTGTGTGTCTGGGGATGTCTGCGACGTACCATACCATTTCGAACCACTCGCCGACTGTCGCGCGCATAGGCAATGCCCTTGATTATGCTGGTATCGTAGCTCTGATTGTGGGCAGTTTTGTCCCTAGTGTATTCTATGGGTTCTACTGTGAGCCTGGGCTGCAACGGTTATATTGGACGATGATCTGCACCATTGGGATTGGCTGTGTGTTTGTTTCGATTATGCCCCAATTTCGGACTCCCCGGTGGCGACCATTTCGCGCCGCCATGTTTGTCGGCATGGGCCTATCAGCGGTGTTTCCCGTCATCCACGGGCTACGGATGTATGGTCTTGAACAGATGACGCGCCAGATAGGGCTCGGGTGGCTGCTACTTCAGGGATTCTTGTATATCCTGGGAGCTGGGATCTACGCCGCTCGGGTCCCCGAACGTCTGCGACCGGGCCAGTTCGATCTTTGGGGTAGTTCGCATCAGATCTTTCATGTGCTGGTGGTGTGTGCTGCTGTGGCTCATCTGACTGGGCTACTGAGGGCATTTGACTACAGACATAGTGGGATTGCTGAGAGCTGCTCCTGGAACTGA